From Deinococcus aquaticus, one genomic window encodes:
- a CDS encoding macro domain-containing protein, whose amino-acid sequence MPLELIQGDIAAQDTDAIVTAANRELAGGGGVDGVIHRAAGPELLRAIRAIGGTPTGTAVITSAFGLSARGVQYVIHAVGPIWRGGGQGEAEALAGAYRSSLELAAAHGCRSVAFPGISTGVYGYPLDRAAEVALATAQAFLTDHPDMLVRFVLFDGGSLNVFRRALARPRD is encoded by the coding sequence ATGCCGCTGGAACTGATTCAGGGAGATATCGCCGCGCAGGACACCGACGCCATCGTGACTGCCGCGAACAGGGAACTGGCGGGTGGCGGCGGTGTGGACGGCGTGATTCACCGAGCCGCCGGGCCGGAGCTGCTGCGCGCCATCCGCGCTATTGGCGGCACACCCACCGGCACGGCCGTCATTACCTCCGCGTTCGGGCTGTCCGCGCGGGGCGTGCAGTACGTGATTCACGCGGTCGGTCCGATCTGGCGCGGCGGGGGTCAGGGCGAGGCCGAGGCGCTGGCCGGTGCATACCGCTCCAGCCTGGAACTGGCCGCCGCGCACGGGTGCCGCAGCGTGGCGTTCCCGGGCATCAGTACCGGCGTGTACGGCTACCCCCTGGACCGCGCCGCCGAGGTAGCCCTGGCGACCGCGCAGGCGTTCCTGACCGACCACCCGGACATGCTGGTGCGCTTCGTGCTGTTCGACGGGGGCAGCCTGAACGTATTCCGCCGCGCCCTGGCACGCCCCCGCGACTGA
- the ddrC gene encoding DNA damage response protein DdrC, with the protein MKNAPLTLEFGTVRLPISADGLLHAPSALTQLGLNAAEQTAALDSVDAPERDFGAGPEATLTVADFTRLAFTLDTPQARRWRRRAQDLLTHAMQGDVRLAAQIAERNPDPEARRWLAARLDSTHARRDLMSTVARHGGAGNVYGQLGSISNRSVLGTDSATIRRERGVKQTRDGLNATELLRLAYLDTASARAIQERGAQGNAAILRLHEFVARRERLGWELPLPGAAAPSQAG; encoded by the coding sequence ATGAAAAACGCCCCGCTGACCCTGGAATTCGGCACCGTTCGTCTGCCCATCAGCGCGGACGGCCTGCTGCACGCCCCCAGTGCACTGACCCAGCTCGGCCTGAACGCCGCCGAGCAGACCGCCGCGCTGGACAGCGTGGACGCCCCGGAACGCGACTTCGGGGCCGGGCCGGAAGCGACCCTGACCGTGGCCGACTTCACGCGGCTGGCCTTCACGCTGGACACCCCCCAGGCCCGCCGCTGGCGCAGGCGCGCGCAGGATCTCCTGACCCACGCCATGCAGGGCGACGTGCGCCTCGCGGCCCAGATCGCCGAGCGCAACCCGGACCCCGAAGCGCGCCGCTGGCTGGCCGCCCGCCTGGACAGCACCCACGCCCGCCGCGACCTCATGAGCACCGTCGCCCGGCACGGCGGGGCCGGGAACGTGTACGGACAGCTGGGCAGCATCAGCAACCGCAGCGTGCTGGGCACCGACAGCGCCACCATCCGCCGCGAACGCGGCGTGAAACAGACCCGCGACGGCCTGAACGCCACCGAACTGCTGCGCCTCGCGTACCTGGACACCGCCAGCGCCCGCGCCATCCAGGAACGCGGCGCGCAGGGCAACGCCGCTATCCTGCGCCTGCACGAGTTCGTCGCGCGCCGCGAACGCCTCGGCTGGGAACTCCCGCTGCCCGGCGCGGCCGCCCCCTCACAGGCCGGATAA
- a CDS encoding acetate--CoA ligase, producing the protein MTDPHRPDRWPVPDSVLRRLRSDPEDDITRAAQDPDGFWLEQARQYEWTREPTTALTWNRPDMQWFADGQTNITLNALDRHARGENRTRAALIWLSETGERQIYTYGLLLEQVERAAAGLRHLGVQPGDRVVIYMPLTPEGVIAMLACARLGAVHSVVYAGLGVGALRDRITDAGARVVITADVGYRRGKLVDLYGIAAEAIAELGGVEHLILWERIKTYQREHDARTVPWETLFTHGHAPAVTVNAEDPLFILYTSGSTGKPKGVIHTHGGYMVGTAYHLRQLFDVRGGDVFFCTSDIGWIVGHSYIVYGPLVAGATVLFREGAPDFPDTGVLWRAVQEYGVDILFTAPTTLRLFMKLGADTLKPHDLTRLRVVACAGEALNPEAWRWAQEHIGGGLGEGAHAAVIDHWWQTELGAPTLGTHPRWPVRPGYAGRPLAGVDADIVDENGQSVPDGQQGHLVIRRPFPSMMRGIHGNPDKYAQIWNENPAGYLSGDLATRDEHGYISILGRSDDVLSVAGHRIGSADVEDALVSHPAVAEAAVIGIPDELKGQSIIAHVILRRGFEDQVGQGLRASITEHVRRELGPIATPAEIRVVEALPKTRSGKILRRLLRAQALGEDPGDLTTLEG; encoded by the coding sequence ATGACCGACCCACACCGCCCCGACCGCTGGCCCGTTCCTGACAGCGTGCTGCGCCGCCTGCGCAGCGACCCGGAGGATGACATCACCCGCGCCGCGCAGGACCCGGACGGCTTCTGGCTGGAACAGGCCCGGCAGTACGAATGGACGAGAGAACCCACCACGGCGCTCACCTGGAACCGCCCGGACATGCAGTGGTTCGCAGACGGGCAGACGAACATCACCCTCAATGCCCTGGACCGCCACGCCCGGGGCGAGAACCGCACCCGCGCCGCCCTGATCTGGCTGTCGGAAACCGGCGAGCGGCAGATCTACACCTACGGCCTGCTGCTTGAACAGGTGGAACGCGCCGCCGCCGGACTGCGGCACCTGGGCGTGCAGCCCGGCGACCGCGTCGTGATCTACATGCCCCTGACCCCGGAAGGCGTGATCGCCATGCTCGCCTGCGCCCGCCTGGGAGCCGTGCACTCGGTCGTGTACGCCGGACTGGGCGTGGGCGCCCTACGGGACCGCATCACGGACGCCGGGGCGCGCGTGGTCATCACCGCCGACGTGGGGTACCGGCGCGGAAAACTGGTGGACCTGTACGGCATTGCCGCCGAGGCCATCGCCGAACTGGGCGGCGTGGAACACCTGATCCTGTGGGAACGCATCAAGACGTACCAGCGCGAACACGACGCCCGCACCGTCCCCTGGGAGACGCTGTTCACGCACGGACACGCACCCGCCGTCACCGTGAACGCCGAGGACCCCCTGTTCATCCTGTACACGTCCGGCAGCACCGGCAAACCCAAGGGCGTGATCCACACGCACGGCGGGTACATGGTCGGCACCGCCTACCACCTGCGCCAGCTGTTCGACGTGCGCGGCGGCGACGTGTTCTTCTGCACCAGCGACATCGGCTGGATCGTCGGGCACAGTTACATCGTGTACGGCCCGCTGGTCGCCGGGGCCACCGTCCTGTTCCGCGAGGGCGCCCCCGACTTCCCCGACACGGGCGTCCTGTGGCGCGCCGTGCAGGAGTACGGCGTGGACATACTGTTCACCGCGCCCACCACCCTGCGCCTGTTCATGAAACTCGGCGCAGACACCCTGAAACCCCACGACCTGACCCGCCTGCGCGTCGTCGCCTGCGCCGGGGAAGCCCTGAACCCCGAAGCGTGGCGCTGGGCGCAGGAACACATCGGCGGAGGGCTGGGCGAGGGCGCGCACGCCGCCGTCATCGACCACTGGTGGCAGACCGAACTGGGCGCCCCCACTCTCGGCACCCACCCCCGCTGGCCCGTCCGCCCCGGCTACGCCGGACGCCCCCTGGCTGGCGTGGACGCCGACATCGTCGACGAGAATGGCCAGAGCGTCCCGGACGGACAGCAGGGGCACCTCGTCATCCGCCGCCCCTTTCCCAGCATGATGCGCGGCATTCACGGCAACCCCGACAAGTACGCGCAGATCTGGAACGAGAACCCCGCCGGGTACCTGTCCGGCGACCTCGCCACCCGCGACGAACACGGGTACATCAGCATCCTGGGCCGCAGCGACGACGTCCTGTCCGTCGCCGGGCACCGCATCGGCAGCGCCGACGTGGAAGACGCGCTTGTTTCCCACCCCGCCGTGGCTGAGGCCGCCGTGATCGGCATTCCCGACGAACTGAAAGGCCAGAGCATCATCGCGCACGTCATCCTCCGGCGCGGCTTCGAGGATCAGGTGGGCCAGGGCCTGCGCGCCAGCATCACCGAACACGTCCGCCGGGAACTGGGCCCCATCGCCACGCCCGCCGAGATCCGCGTGGTCGAGGCGCTCCCCAAAACCCGCAGCGGCAAGATCCTGCGCCGCCTCCTGCGTGCCCAGGCACTTGGCGAGGACCCCGGCGACCTCACCACCCTGGAAGGCTAG
- a CDS encoding LptF/LptG family permease: MPPLLIRLVLAEVTRWYAAGVALFLTLQMVDVLSSTVSKLLTYHPPLLKGAAAFLAILPTILNRALVLAVPFAILLAFSRMQRDSELKAISAGGVPPLRLVWPLALPFLAVAAVAFVNADRLVPAGLSAWDRAWFSIYDIPPPPPRQERYTYAPPGALYYAGRIVSEPGGSTAQLQGVMVQRGQETLTASLGSWDAQKRTWTLITPWITRPGQPPRQSTQSVTVPQNDTLRPPPGNAEQATTPELRARAADPALLPADRRAATFQLARRVADPLTAVVFALAAGALGLLLRNRAAAFAAVLLFIVTFYVLWSTVPGLATAGALNPALAAWLPNLAFALLAAALAWRLR, encoded by the coding sequence GTGCCGCCCCTTCTCATCCGCCTCGTCCTTGCCGAGGTCACACGCTGGTACGCGGCGGGCGTGGCGCTGTTCCTGACCCTCCAGATGGTTGACGTGCTGAGCAGCACCGTCAGTAAACTCCTGACCTACCACCCGCCGCTCCTGAAGGGCGCCGCCGCGTTCCTGGCGATCCTGCCGACCATCCTGAACCGCGCGCTGGTGCTGGCCGTGCCCTTTGCGATCCTGCTGGCCTTCTCGCGCATGCAGCGCGACAGTGAACTCAAGGCCATCAGCGCGGGCGGCGTGCCCCCGCTGCGGCTGGTGTGGCCGCTGGCCCTGCCGTTCCTGGCGGTGGCGGCCGTGGCGTTCGTGAATGCCGACCGGCTGGTGCCCGCCGGACTGTCCGCCTGGGACCGCGCGTGGTTCAGCATCTACGACATTCCGCCGCCCCCGCCCCGGCAGGAACGCTACACGTACGCCCCGCCCGGCGCGCTGTACTACGCCGGACGGATCGTCAGCGAACCGGGCGGCAGCACCGCGCAGCTTCAGGGCGTGATGGTGCAGCGCGGCCAGGAAACCCTGACCGCCTCGCTGGGCAGCTGGGACGCGCAGAAACGCACCTGGACGCTGATCACCCCCTGGATCACCCGCCCCGGCCAGCCACCCCGGCAGAGCACGCAGTCCGTGACTGTCCCGCAGAACGACACCTTGCGTCCCCCGCCCGGCAACGCCGAGCAGGCCACCACGCCCGAACTGCGCGCGCGCGCCGCCGATCCCGCCCTGCTGCCCGCCGACCGCCGCGCCGCCACGTTCCAGCTGGCCCGCCGCGTGGCCGACCCGCTGACCGCCGTGGTGTTCGCCCTGGCGGCCGGGGCGCTGGGCCTGCTGCTGCGCAACCGCGCCGCCGCGTTCGCCGCCGTGCTGCTGTTCATCGTGACCTTCTATGTCCTGTGGAGCACCGTGCCGGGCCTCGCCACGGCCGGGGCACTGAACCCCGCGCTGGCCGCGTGGCTGCCGAACCTCGCGTTCGCGCTGCTGGCCGCCGCGCTCGCCTGGAGGCTCCGGTGA